One Rubripirellula amarantea DNA segment encodes these proteins:
- a CDS encoding SDR family NAD(P)-dependent oxidoreductase, with translation MEPIPTYIVTGATRGIGRAVAITLAARGFNVVAVGRSKDLLESLAETCGSFITTVNADLATNDGIEKLAASVASKSDIDGIVHAAGSLVPLEPFDKIDSNELAEHFRIHVGVPIAIFKSLKRNHVIERMLFIDSYSASTARFGWGAYSVVKAAAQMSARCAAQELSETRTIRAYPGAVNTQIVEAVLASDTETAATFSSMLERGEFAEPEEVARFLVALLVDVPDELLCSRDAFDYNNSADRADAYSHLRD, from the coding sequence ATGGAACCTATCCCAACCTACATTGTGACGGGTGCGACCCGCGGGATCGGCCGCGCTGTCGCTATTACGCTGGCAGCCCGGGGATTCAACGTTGTCGCCGTGGGCAGGTCGAAAGACTTGCTCGAATCGTTAGCCGAAACGTGTGGAAGCTTCATAACGACCGTCAATGCTGACCTCGCCACAAACGATGGCATCGAGAAACTTGCCGCAAGCGTTGCATCGAAATCCGACATCGATGGCATCGTCCATGCTGCAGGATCGCTGGTTCCGCTCGAACCGTTCGACAAAATTGACTCGAATGAGTTGGCTGAACATTTCCGTATCCACGTTGGCGTGCCGATTGCGATCTTCAAATCTTTAAAACGCAACCACGTTATCGAACGGATGTTGTTCATCGACAGTTATTCAGCATCGACCGCTCGTTTCGGGTGGGGCGCCTATTCAGTCGTCAAAGCTGCTGCGCAAATGTCGGCTCGCTGTGCCGCGCAGGAGTTGTCGGAAACTCGAACGATCAGGGCGTATCCCGGTGCCGTCAATACACAGATTGTTGAAGCCGTGCTTGCGTCCGATACCGAAACGGCAGCCACTTTTTCGAGCATGCTTGAAAGGGGGGAGTTCGCGGAACCTGAGGAAGTTGCCCGATTTCTTGTTGCTTTGCTCGTCGATGTGCCCGACGAGCTTCTTTGTTCTCGAGATGCGTTTGACTACAACAATTCGGCAGACCGCGCGGATGCGTATTCGCATCTCCGAGATTAG